The genomic stretch TAAGGTACCATTGCATAATTCGATGTAACAATTGctgttattttgaaatgttattatcACATATATGTAGACTTGCGTTTTAAGACGCATACTAAATTTAAGTACTTCAAGACATATTGGTGAAAGTTTATGTATTGCTTTTCCACAACAAAAAGATGTAAAGAGTTTGATTATTTATAAATGGTACTTGACATTCTGTAAATGATTAACCCAAGTGAGAAAATACATCCCTAATCAGTAAAAGAAACATGAGTATTTTACAAGTGATCAAGTACAAAATAAAGACAAAGTCGTTTTTCACTTGTTCTAACCATACCCGTGACTAGCCGAATAACGTCTTAATCCAACATTCATGTGCAAGCCATCATGTGACCTGCGCACCCGGCCTAGTCATACCCATGACTGTGGCGTCGAGTGCGAGTTCGATCTAGAATAGTAAGCCGAGCAGTGGTGACTGTACTTATATCCTCGTTCTCTGTGAAGAAAAAGGTGTTTTAGCTCCTTTCTGAAATAGGCTCCGGTTATGGAGTAAAGAAAAAAGTTGATGCAGTAGTTGATGTAAAATATCGTTCGCGTAACGTGTAAAATGTCATCCAAGTCACCAATATTGGTGTCATGGTCTTTTGGTGTTGGTATCGAATAGTCGAACATCTGCTTGTATATCCAATAGCTTTTACACCATATAGCAAAATATGGTAAGttcaatgaaacaaaacaaatcgATATGGCAAGTAGAATGAATGTAAACTCCAATCGAATTATTGACTCTTCGGTGATTATTCTTATTTTTCGATGTCGCCTGTTTCTCAGTACAAGCTTGCGTATTATTAATAGATTTAGCACTGTGATCAACACAAATGGTATGAATGTAATGGTAACCCCAAAAATACTGTCTAAAACGAATGACAGGTATTTATGTTCCGGATCACTAGTACACAATGGATCGCCATTCACCGCTGTGTATGAACCACTTAATATTGGTTTGAACACACAGCCAGTTGATGCTACTATTATCGCAACAAGGATAACTCTTGAGGCAGATTTAGGGTCACAAATATCTTTCCTGCGAAGTGGAAAACATACTCCTATAAATCTCTCAATCGTGAAGAACACAACCAACCAAGAGGACAAAAATCTAGCAATGTACTGTAGATATAACATTATCTGACAGGTTCCCGGCTGTTGTAAGAATATAGCGGTATGGTGTCCAGGAAGTGACGTAAGTCCGTGCTTTAGCCATTCCGGAAGAACATAGAAAAAGAGCGCCATTAAGTCTGAAGTCGAGAGTGCTGCAAGATAGATGCTTGCTGACAATTTACGCATGTTCTTTGACGTGAAGACAATTAAACACAGCAGGTTTCCAAATATTCCGATCATAAATATCACAGGAGTGAAATACGTGAAGAAATATTGGGCAGCTGAAGGTGTGTGTGAAAGGCTTCCATCGGTGATTGCTCGCAGCAAGTGCCCGTCTAAAGAACAATTCGACGTATTTAAATATGTCTCATTTGTTCCATTGTACGAACATAAAGGCAAACCAGTGTCACTTGTATTTATCTGAAAGTAGAAGGTAAGACAGAACGTGGTAAATAAATTCCTAAAAATTATATGAAGTTActtcaattattattttttccgTATTATATAAACTTTCTTAAAGATAACACTATTACGTGTTAGTTTTATAGACACTGATTTACAAGAAAAAGATGTGGTAAGGCTATGCACACATTTTAAAGTTTCTCCTATGGCCTTCACTATCACTCCAAATTAGGACTTACTTCAACTCCTGACCCTTTCTAGTGTCTGTAAGtgtttactttctgtaacaaacaccttacattatgtaaaattcattatgTCTTTGACTTAGGATATCCCAACACAAATTACAATTGTCAAATCTGAAATTTATGAGTTACAGATATTTTATTTGCGTGCTAATCAAGCACATTTTCTTTTTACGGTCAATTTATTGCTTTTTCAGTGATAATATCCTAGACTAGTTCCTAGTCTGTTAATACGTTCCTACGAACTTTCTGTCTTAACTACAGCGTGTATTTCACTAACGATTACAAAACCCTATTATTGAACTCCCATTACATGCGGAGAAATATTGAATGGAGGGACTACTTGCTTTTACTGTGACGGCAAATATGACGTCAGAAATGACAATTATGGCCTATACGCTAAAAAAATCACAGTTTCAAACGAATCTTCAGTCGTATTAAATTTCGGATTGATATAAGATTAGAAGAAGCTATATGCTTATAGTAAGAAGAGTAGTTAAACCAATACATTGATCCACAATGATGTATTCTTGAGGATTTCGGATTGTGGGATCAAAGTCGGCGCAAATTCCTCTTTTTTCAGCTTAAAAAGCAATCCGACAATAAAAATGTGACGTCTAAACGTTATCGTGCATGTATAACCACAGtgcaatatattttgaaaagagcTACCACATATTAATAGATACTAATCTTCCACGTTCATAATTACTTCCGTAAAAGTGAAAATTCTGAAATGATTTAAAATCCCTTTGACTGAAACAAAGAATGTTTCGAAATACAAAAAGATCAAAGAAAACGTGAAATAAGAGCCTCTTTTATTGGCGTTTGAGTGTAAGATCTAGATACTGATATCAACACATTCTTAACCTATTCCGCAATGGATCACAGCGAAACTTCTAAAACAGGTGCCTCATTTGAGTGTCTTAGTTGATAAACAATACTGTCTATGAATATAATACAAGGACATAGATACCTTAGGCTGCAGAATGAAGCCGTATTCTCTCCTGAAGTCGTTCATATGTTCCATCATGGACGTCATTTTTACCTCGGCTCACAGTTGACACATGTGGAGTTCTGCAATTAAACATTGCTCATAATTCAATggtttaaatgtttaattaaatacttTGTGAAAAGAAAATCTTACCTAAAGCAAATCACCGAACAGTTAACAGCAACTGAGTCGTGAAGAAGGCATGACTCATCGACGTTTCTACACAATATGACAACATTTGTACAGATATAAAGTATAATTCTGACAACACTGGAGGCACCGCGAGGCAGTAAAATACCATAGagcattaaaatcaaaatattggaTCACAATATTTTCCTCCGATTTACTTGGAATTGATGTGCGATTTATTGTCGCAAAAAGGCGTCGTGTTTGGACCGATATTCGTAGcacataaatgcatttttttgttcaaatcaaTGATGTTATGCGCACGAATTCGCCCATCCCTTAGAGAAAAGTGAAGTATTTTAATTCACATACTTCATATATTTATCTAGTTTGCAATTACCTTCACCTATTCATTAAATGTAATAGAAAATCACAGGAACAACTGTAGCGATAATTATAGTGATAACAACATCATTAAAATAAGTAGCAGtagcaataaaaataataatatcatttcGCAAATTTCTCTGTTATTCATTTCAGAAGCATTTTGGGAAGCCATTGTAACGACTAAAATTTACTCTACTATTTCATCCATCTGATTTGTTAcagtatttttaatgttttgactgATATTTTAACTAAATAAGACACCAGTTAgataaaaacatgttgttttattAACTGTTATTAAcgttcaaaattttgaaaaccaCACACACATTTATTATGGAAAATGTCCTGTCAACATCGGTTTGGGCGataattgtaaatgatattttgaagataaaaagttCTTAGTATACCTACCTCGCTAttcttaaaagtaaaaaaaataaataaattgcaacTCTTCCCTATGTCAAAATAAAACCGTTCGTCTAAAATATAATATGCGGTAAGGCCATGCCAGACCTCATCCATTAAAAATAGAATTCACtctagacttacacagtctgttgagattaaacattttccattttatttatttttaaaaaaatatatttcaacgtTTCTGTGGCTCCCTTTTACTGTAGCTTATATATagaggctagagatattgtaaattttatcagaaagtggtatcagagaggattttatggGCAAGTgcttttacatttaatgactctcacgactgatgccagtctaaatTCACTCGTTCGCagatgaaaaaaatgttgttttttttactgtaCTGCTGATCAATAACAGCAAAATGATCGCTAAACGGAATTTAAATGAATCAAGCTGTTAAAAAAAGGTCCCGCGCTGGGCTTGTGGCTATTTCCATCCtatcaaaagtaataaaatatcagCTTTTGTATCAGTTCACTTAGACTTGAAATATCAGGGTTAGTATTatccttatttatatttttttcacagtcTTTCAGAACACATTTTGTAGTAGAACCAGTAGTTAGATATCATAGATAATCAtttttttatagataaacttGGTGGCTGAAAACTAGAAATCTGTTTAGGGGTAAATATATGCAAGAGTAACATTATAAAGCTTGatgaaaatatgagccgtgccatgagaaaaccaacatagtgggtttgcgaccagcatggatccagaccagcctgcgcatccgcgcagtctggtcaggatccatgctgttcgcttttaaagcctattggaattggagaaactgttagcgaacagcatggagcctggccagactgcgcggatgcgcaggctggtctaaatccatgctggtcgcaaacccactatgttgattttctcatggcacggctcaattatgtgttAGGAAACTTAAGAATAATTGCATCTGAATATTCAACATAAGATTAcagttttaaaagataaattgtAGGAATTGACTTTGGTATTAATGACAGATGGAACTCGGTGTTGTATATATTATGAAGGGgcttttcaagatttttttgtaataaaatagttGACATATTTCAACAGGAgactttaaggtattagatcactaatagtaatgtttacaaaatggcctttgcttggtatattctggaaggttttgcactattttgcaccttttaaacaacttttacgtgccgttttttataaattttgtataacttatggtatctcctcaagctcaagtagagacaaatttcaaagtgatagccactatccaaaacatttgcagggaactcattttaacattaatttcaataaaagaaccatcaaactattggtaaacaattataaaacacaaaataaaaatttttctaTGGcgtctcaagtaaacggatttaatgagacagaattcatacttcaacattgaaaaaataagaccgaatgctgtgtttctgttttcaattttgcttactccatttaaaaataaccttaggtcAGACGttaaacctacctaaatttcttccacaatatataatctaagagtgacagcaaaatagagaactttcaccacgggtaactcaatatttttaaagatatgtaaccctatcccttctgtttaagtagtaaattcactttgaacaccaaaaaattGCTAATAAGAtttatctttttccatttttgtacaagaaatcaataataagtcttgaaagaagtaaaaacttactagaaaaaaaaagaaaaaaaatagtcccagtagggcttgaaccttcgcccccctaagaattgcagtaaaagtaggtttatggtaggaattgaatactcttcaaaaaggaggttctctattagtgatctaataccttaaatttgTGAGTATTAGTAATTTCTACTGACTCTGACATTacatttaaatgcaaaaatatcAGAGTCGGCAAAAGCGACTGAAACGCATAAATGATCTTTATTTATGCATGCCAAAatcaagacaattatttttaACGTCTGTGATTTTGAGGACAAGTGTAGCTTTATCAGATTCCATACACACAAATATGTAAATCTGTtactttacaaatatataaattcatAGATTTTTATCTTTCGTAAACCTGTGTATGCTACACAGTGATATTATGTCGGAATGTGtcgtaaaaatagcaaaaataattatattaattaattactaAATATTCCGCCTGATACATGAAAAAGTACCCGTCAAAataggtcaaaattgtgaaaaaaaaaccgcTTCTGTTGTTGTAGAAactttccgaagaactattaatgaATTTTGAATGGCGTTAAACCGCAATCGTAAAAACATGTGCCACCAAAGTGTTTTTGTCTGCAAATATTTTACGAGACATAACATTCAAAACGCAAAGAATGTAAACATCTGTATAATGTTCTActattttgtatgtaataaaagcATAGCTTATGTCTTAGTTAAAAACCAGTATAAACTTTGGTTCAGGCTAAAACACATACTTTCGTcaatttcaatggaaaaaaatccATTTAGGTCGCGATACAGAAAAGTCTAGAATCGTATGTTTAATCTGGCCATGATTTTACGGAATGGTTAAGTTTGTTTTAATGTTACAACGCTTTAGCCAGTTTACATTATATGATGGAAAAGCTAAGTAGGTATGTTATGTGGAAAAACAGTTCGCTATAATTTTACGAACAATGAATTGATCTAGTGTTATCAATGCCATCGGACCCCATTCAAGAGAACTAAGCatacaattttgttattttcatgaaaattattatatttgtaGCCAAATATCGAACCCCTACCTGCACCAACTGgtaataaatcttaaaaaaatatctaCTACATGTGTTGAAGCTCATACTACACATGGGttgcattaaaaagaaaaaacactaCGAAGCCAAGGTATATTTTAACCAAGATTGACTCGCGCGTgttaagtaaataagtaaataacGCACTTACTCATTTATAGAAacaatccattttcaaactttataaTGCTCGTAAGACTTGACGATTCAGTGGCTTGTAAAACATCGTTTTATTACAACTTGCAATGTTATATCAATTCAACTTTGTTTACTTTTCAATTATTACTTTATGAGAGAAGTGTTCATCATCCAATCACTACTTCAATAAACGAATTCACAATTATTTAGCCACTTATAAAATATTACTTCTCAGTTCTACTTTCCCATGTGCTTGAAATTCGACAAAGGATAAAAACGTTTTAGATCTCTTTTAATTGCAACAATTTGACGGAACAACATTAAAGTACACAATAAGACGTATTCCGCTAAATGTTTCTCAGATTACCGTTTAGCCTGGAACGAAAAAAAGTTATTCATTACGTGGGAACACAAGACACCATAAACAAACTATTAACAGCACCAGTATTTAATTAACTACCTATTTATTATACACTCATTCTATTTCTCTAGGcatttataaacaattaaaagCATAACTGATATTGGTTCTTAAAACATTATTCTTTCCACTGACACGTTAGGCAATGAACCCAAGCAATCGCGAAAATTCACCCGGCAGCAGTTCGGCATTTATACTCAGAACTCTGcacatttttactgtaaaatcactttAAAACATTATCACAATCGGttaaatatttcgttattctttgtgaaaacgattttttttttttttgaatgctgttcaaataaatatttttcgccATGATGATTTGGTTAAAACACAAAAAGCAGACATTTTTCTCTTGTGGAGTACTTTGCGATATatctaaaatgtatatttaaatcaaatgttAGCAGTCAGtggtaatataatatatttttatcaaatggtAAGGCATTATTTGCATTTTCACTAGGTTTTGGTGCTTATGCTGTTACAAACTATCAAACAAGCAAAATGTTAATTGTAAACGACGACaatgtgtgacaggaaaggccgtaccggcgacagtaaccatcagaacaaatcaacaccctttacaatatttacaaatttatttacataagatgattattaacaatgaatagatgatatgaaaacaaaaactgattataagaaagaaaagcaagagctgtctccataggataacacatgcccccgatggcactttaaatgaatagttatggccgatgttagagtttaggacctttgatctacggagctgggtcttgcgcgcgacacgtcgtcttactgtgtcacacattcataggtagttattttaaaatccatgcatgaatgacaaagatatgaaccggacacgcccatcaatgcactatcatgaaaaaagacctttaacgtctaagtgtgaccttgacctttgagctacggacctgggtcttgcgcgcgacgcgtcgtcttactgtggtacacattcatgccaagttatttgaaaatccatccatcgatgacaaagatatggaccggacacgcccatcaatgcactatcctttaatgtctaagtgtgaccttgacctttgagctacggacctgggtcttgcgcacgacacgtcgtcttactgtggtacacattcatgccaagttatttgaaaatccatccatcgatgacaaagatatagaccggacacgaaaaatgcggacagaccgacagacggttcaaaaactatatgccccccctcgggggcataaaaataaaagttcagtatcaccagatacaaagttcgtatagttccattctaaagtgacgtgacacagttctataatttaattgcgaactttaagtagcacaaacaatagaTAAACGTATTTGTAAATCaggtccctttaaaccgtgaatacgttgattccgtcactaattacttccattattacaaaaattacttacttaaaagactaaagttaaagtatgaaaaagttgtgaaaagtttgtgatgaaacattatagatacggaaatgataaactgcatctattatttacaactacaaatttacaaaattctatgtaaatcaaacgttatatcacaGTTGGTATCGATATagcatcaaatgccatacaacaaaacggacattatatgtatatgctatagactggcataATATCTGAAATTACAATAcattacatacacagtactagacttgccatatagatttatacattaaagtgcaatacaatatcggcgttccataacaacgaaatgtttgacataagttttttgaAACAGTGCGTTACAagtatcatgttacaaatttcactacaatttttacatcttatataaacgaaacattttagactcctctttcgaaataatttacaaaagtctgaaaaatttaattaattatccTGACATatcgaaactagctaaaatcatatgccgaaaagtaaatgttacagaattctgcaatctgactaaagtacttgatcttctaaacgaagatctgagaacggcccattcacattcgtcttctgtatattttggatttccagtattgctatttttgttttatccaatcagacgacttgttcgaatgtcaaagagtaagaaaaatgtgcagtcattccagggctcgaacccgggacccctcgcttacaaagcaagtggcctaccgactgagctaaccggctatctgatacattatgacataagaattataaatatcaaaagtcaaggctacaggtagatttgcaagatgttgtaagttaggctctgattggctagcgaaagggtcgtcagaacgaggcaatgaataggtcgttctcagatcctatgcgtagcgtaataggatatgtactttagtcagattgcagaattctgtagaatgcacagaaatttaccaaataaaaaatcgtaatgcaaaaatcatacaaaaatctaacaaataaatttcttacctcgatcgagcataaatttctagcaagaaaaattaatcagacgtagattcgtctataatgtcggaaggtggtgtgcgcaaggcatatctggtccagtctatttaaagggtaatgtcccgccaaatactaaatttcatgag from Mercenaria mercenaria strain notata chromosome 16, MADL_Memer_1, whole genome shotgun sequence encodes the following:
- the LOC123541142 gene encoding C-C chemokine receptor type 3-like, with protein sequence MTSMMEHMNDFRREYGFILQPKINTSDTGLPLCSYNGTNETYLNTSNCSLDGHLLRAITDGSLSHTPSAAQYFFTYFTPVIFMIGIFGNLLCLIVFTSKNMRKLSASIYLAALSTSDLMALFFYVLPEWLKHGLTSLPGHHTAIFLQQPGTCQIMLYLQYIARFLSSWLVVFFTIERFIGVCFPLRRKDICDPKSASRVILVAIIVASTGCVFKPILSGSYTAVNGDPLCTSDPEHKYLSFVLDSIFGVTITFIPFVLITVLNLLIIRKLVLRNRRHRKIRIITEESIIRLEFTFILLAISICFVSLNLPYFAIWCKSYWIYKQMFDYSIPTPKDHDTNIGDLDDILHVTRTIFYINYCINFFLYSITGAYFRKELKHLFLHRERGYKYSHHCSAYYSRSNSHSTPQSWV